TTTTGGGTCCTGAAGATTCTTTCTCAAAATTAAAGCAACGAGACGACTACGAACGGAATTTCTCTGTTCCTTCCATGAGCCTTTCAGATAGCTTCGACTGTGACATTCCTAACGAGTATCTTTCACATTTCCCCATTGATGACATAGAAAAAGATTTAAAAGTTACAGTGGCATCACCAGATACCAATATTGAGAGTATCCTTGGAAGAGCTTTAGGTACAGTTGGTGTACGCTCGATACCAGATACAAGTGACAAGCTGATTAAACATTTGGAACTCACAGCATTTACATCGTTAAGAAGGAACTTGGGGCCAAACTTACTAGATGTACTTATTAATTCGTGCCTTTTGAACGATGATatgttttcaagattgttgaaTGACCGACTTGATCAGTTCAGCACCATACGGTTACATCTCGATTGTATCAGAGAACATGGGTTGGTAGAGTACTATTCCAGTACTTGTAAGTTCATTAGAGCAGATCAAGAGGATGTTCGTATTCAAATCAACGAAAACAATAGAACTATCGGAGGCCCACTTGAAGAAGGGATAATCGCTACACAAGATTTCCACATTGCTTTTATGCACCGAGATGTTGCTGTCACCAAGCAATAACTACAGTAGATTATTATAGAATAGATCAGGACTATGTTAGACCTAAAATTATGAAACGATATATATTAGTATTTCATCAAGTAGATTTCACATTAAAACTATTGGCTCGCAAAAGTTACTTGGAGTAGCCGTTTTCAGACAACCATTCTGAAATAACTTGACCATCACGGCTGGCCCAATTGCCCTTGGAAGCAATGATGTCCAAGGATCTAGCAAGACCCTGATCGAACCCCTTGGTGTTCTTGGTAGCAAAGAACTTTTCAACTGCATCCCTTTGTTCCTTCTTGGTGAAACCAGAAGTAGCAATAGTGACCACAGAACCCAACATCGACAATCCTGGAGGCAAGATTTCGTAGACCTTGTCCCAGTTTTCAGTCAACCAAGCCCACAACTTCTCAACGCCTAGTTTGTGTGCTCTCAAGCCTTGCATTGGAATGTAGATATCTTGTTGCTTGACGATGTCAGTTTGCAAAAGCAATGCGGTGACCTTGTCCAAGATTTCTGGTTTAGTGAATCTACCGAAGGATCTCAAAGCAgcaatcttttcttcgttgctcTGTGGGTTCTTGTAGATGTTCAATAACTGTTCAAACGTGTGTTCATCACCTAACTTAGCTACGACATTAAAGATGGTAGCTCTCAAGTTTGGATTGATAGCCTTTTTGTCACCAGCAACGTAAGCAGCAAAGGACTTCTGTGAGAAGTCAATGACTTCGGCATGGCCAGCGTTTGCAGCAGAAGCAAATAAGGAACCCTTCAACTGTTGGTCAGCGAAAGAATCGTTGTCCGAGAATTCCCAGCCGATagatttcaacttttcgcTGATCAAGTCAACGgtgaacaagttcaaggcATCCTTGAATTCTTCGGCTTCAAAGATGAAAGCACTCTTGACAGAGCCGATGTCAGACAATATTTGATCCCAGACGACGAAGTTGGACTCCTTACTCCAggatttgatcaagttcaagaaactgGTGGTTTCAAtgaaaccagaagaagccaaggAACCAGCATCGGCAACTAAACCAACACGATCTTCAACAGAGAGTTTGCCTTCAACACCAGCTTGACCCAACTTAATCCAACGAGACGAGGTGTAGGCAGTACGGTAGATACCAGCTTGGTCTccgttgatcttgaagaagccatCAGAAGTAGGAAGGGTAAGAGTAGTCGATCTAGAGTCCAAGACAGCAGTCTCGTCGAGTCCGGAAGAAGTCTTCAACCCTAAAAACACTGGGTACAAGATAGAGTCCTCTTCGGGCTTGACATCTCCAGTAGCCAAGAAACGGTGTTGGGTGACTTTGATGTCAGAaccagcttcttcaacgtgAACGATAGGGAAACCGACATTCTTGGTCCAGATGTCCATGACCTTGACTACGTCCTGGCCAGATACATCGCTCAAGGCTTCCCATAAGTCAGAAGTCTTGGTATTTCCCCACTTGTGCTTTTTCAAGTAGTTGGATACACCCTTGATGAAGACGTCTTCGCCCAACCATCTGGagatcatcttcaacaatgaagAGCCCTTTGAATAGGAAATGGCGTCAAAGATCTGGTTGATCTCATCAGCTCTCTTTACAGGTACTTCGATTGGGTGAGAAGCTCTCAAAGCATCCAACGTCAAAGCGTGTTGCAACGAGTCTGAAACATACGATTCCCAGACTTTCCAGTCAGGGTACAACGAGTCACAGGCGTACCACGACATCCACGTAGCGAAACCTTCGTTCAACCACAAGCCATCCCAGAAATCCATGGTGACCAAGTTACCAAACCACTGATGGGCCAACTCGTGCATCACGACTTCAGTGACTCTCTGCTTCGTTACAATGTTGGTGTTCAGTGGGTCCAATAATAAGTCGATGGTTCTGTATGTGATCAAACCAAAGTTCTCCATGGCACCAGCAGAGAAATCGTGAATAGCCACCATGTCACATTTGGGCAAAGGGTATGGGATGtcgaacttcttgtcaAAGAAGCTCAAAGTCTTAGCAGCGATATCAGCCGAGTACTGACCCAAGTGCTCTGAGCCAGGAGTTGCCCAAACCTTGATGGGGACTCTGTAGTCGTTGTTCTCTACATATTTCAAGTCTCCTACAATGAAAGCTACCAAGTAGGTAGACATCAAGGGTGTGGTGTTGAAAGtgaccttcttcttgttgtcagCCAATTCTACTGTGGAGGCTTCGTCCATGTTGGACAAGGCTACCAAGCTCTTTTCGGCAATGAGCGAAATTGTGAACTTGGCTTTAGCAGAAGGTTCATCATACGATGGGAAAGCTCTTCTACAGTCGGTAGGCTCCATCTGGGTGGTAGCCAAGTACTTTGTTTCCCCGTTTTCTTGGTAAGAGGAACGGTAGAAACCAGccatcttgttgttcaagtcaCCGGTGAACTTGAGGGCTAATTTGGCGTTGCTTCCCTGAGCCAATGGCTGTGGCAACTTGAAGGTAACAGTCTGTTTGTCTACATTGAAGGAAATGTCAGATACAGCCGAGCCGTTGATAATTGCTTCTTGGATTTCGATTTCCAACGAGTTCAATGTGATGTAGTCGGTGTCTTCGTTCACATGGAAATCAATTGTTTCTTGACCATTAAACTTGAAGGTGGAGAAGATTGGTTCTAAGGTCAAGTCGTAGTGGAGAGGCTTAACGTTGGTTGGTAACACTTCTCTGTCAGCAGGAACAACCAGCGACGAGTCGGAGGACGAATGGCGACACATTGCAGTACGGTGTGAGTAAGAACAGTGACGGTGAGCTGTGATCTGGAGTCTCCGAAGTGGTAAGGAGGCAATTGTGCAGAAGCTAGTGTTCTTATAGTTCAGGgaacaattgaaatttttgaattcgGTTACCACCGGGCTTCGGTTACTGTAGGTGCTAAAACTGGAGATTGTGCGGAAAGTTGAGGGAGGTTTGCCAGCGAGAGAAAAGGAAGGGCCTAGCGAATTACGGGTGGTGCAACGTGACCAGAAGCGTGCTGTTTGCCTGATCTGAAGTCGGAATAGAGACATCGGAGCTGTGGACGTTGAGCAGGCTGTTTCTTTTCGCCAATTGGCTCTATAAGTGGGGATATCTATTCCTCTTCTGGTTGGGCAGTTTAGCGAGAAGATACACTTCTGTGCTAAAATACCCTGATGCgtggaagaagacgtaCAATTACGGCGAGATTCGTGGGTGCGATTCCTGTACGCGGAGCCATTCTCACACTACTTCAGAGCCGCATCGACGTATGGAGTCTTTAGCGGTGATGCCGTGTAGTCGACGGGCAGTTCTACCAACGGTGGTGGAAGGTTCCAGAGCATTGCTGTAGCAGCACGTAGTGTCAACGTCAAACAGACGGAGTTAGGGCTGTTTCAGGAAGCCACTTTCCATCAGCACTAATCATGTGACGAAAACATTTAGACAAGTTCACACAGTTACGGGGTCTATGGAGGAGTTACGAGATCCCTGTGAGCAGGCCAAGATAGTGTGATAAGATCTACTGGTGCCCTCTGACAAGGTGATCTTGCCAATTATGGAACCAGGCAAATTTCACGGATTTCTGTTCGTAGAATTCCGTGCTGGAAGTTCCAGTTCGCGTACCAAGTCTACGTTTCATCGTCTATTCTATCACCTACATTTGTAACTCTGCTAAAAACTTACATTGTAAATGTCAATACTTTTATACTATATTATGGTGACAACCAAATCTTTCGATTCAGGACTCTCCCGTCAATTCCTTTCTCTGCTTGTAATTTTCGTGTTGTTTCTCATCCCGTTCTCTGTAAAATATGTACTCCAGAGTCGGTCTCAATAATGTCACTGATTTCACCAACATTCAAGCCGTAGGCAGCCTCTTCGAACTTAGGTTGCATCTGGCCCTTGCCAAAGAATCCCAAGTCTCCACCTTGTGAATGCGAAGAACAGTCGCTTTCAGTCTCGGCCAATTCACTCAACTTGATCTCACCATTCAAGATTCTAGCTTGgtgcttcttcaagatcagaATGGCTTCGTCGCGACTCAAGGTAATACCATCAGGCGACTTCCACGATCTGGGCTTTCTGGATTGAACATTCTTTATCAATAAATGAGATACACGCACCTTGCCGTCGTCCTGAACAACAGGCTTGTTGCCATTGGCTCTGAAATGCTTCAAATATTCAGCCAACTTAGCATCATCACTTCCAAATGGTGCTTCCCAAGTAGATTCAGACGTAGCTTGGTTTAAGAAATATTCTTTGTTGTGCGTACGAGAAACACGAATGGCCCATCCAGGTGGTAATCCAGTAGCAGTCTTGGACATCTTGATAGTTATTGGTGAAATAGTGGAATGAATCCTCTACTTTTACCAATGACGAAAAGTCTAGTGAATATTTCAGTCACGTGTTTTTAGACTAATCGAAAATCTGGCTGCGAATAAGCGGTGATTCTGATTTTATCAACCGAGAATATTGTACCATCCAAGATGGCTATTCTGTTGGCATTAAGTGGGatctgaagaaattgatattaCAAAATGTTCATTAACATTGATCTAACCAAAGAGAATTTTCTGTCTTAACATTGCCTTCTTCCCTCATTCACCTTGTGCATTTTCCATATACACTATCCAGTTCTCTCTAACAAATGAAGTCCACTATCAGTCTCGACAATATCGCTGATCTCACCTACATTCAACCCAAAAGCTGCCTCTTCAAACGCAGGTTGCATCTGACCCTTGCCAAAAAAACCCAAATCTCCACCGGTTGAATGTGACGAATCGTCACTCTCACTTTCTGCTAACTCACTAAGCTTTTCTCCATTCAATATCTTTGCTTGTAgttgtttcaatttctggATTGCCTCGTCCCTGGTAGTTGTTATACCGTCTGGCGACTTCCACGACCGCGGCCTTCTACTTTGATTGTGCTTGATCAACAAATGCGATACTCTGACCTTCCCATCCTCCCGAATCACTGGTTTGTGACCATTGGCTCTATACTTTTCTACATATTCATTTAGTACTGCGGTATCAGTTCCAAAAGGAGGTACCCAAGAAGATTCGTTCGTGGTCTGATTCAAATAATACTCGGTCTTGTGTGTGCGAGAGAGCTTTATCGCCCAGCCAGGAGGCAAACCGGTGCTAGTCTTGGACATATTTATCTTAAAGAAGAGGTATCCTTCCATTTATAATAATTATAACTCTATCTAACGAAGTTAATGGGAAGTAAACGTATATACAGGTCTAGAATTTCTATATGTACGGCTGCAATTCCCTTGGATAaaatttattcaaattttcagtataaaagaagagttaatatataaattatatattggaAACAGTCGGAAGCAACAGGAGCTTATATACCCTTGATATACCCCTGTTTTAGTATGGAATTTGTAACATTGCGCCATACTCTGTTTAACAATGAAtaaattcctttctttccaaggaAAGGACGATCCTGCATACTTTCCATCACTCCCCTAAACCTCTACGAACTGAGTTAAGTCTTAGAGGTTTCTAATTCTCTAATGGGCTTTAACCTCTCATCTCCTCTTCCAAGTATGTAGTTCCTGAAAGGTTCGAAGCTCGTATGGCCTAATggtttggtgaagaagtcaGCAATATTTTTAACGGATTTAATGTAGCGTAGAATTTTATTTCCCTTTACATCTTCCATCGTCGGAAGGATCTCCCTGATTGATTTTAGGGTAACATCAATATATCTGCTCTTATGCGTAGTGTTCTGATTATAACACTTGGCAATGACAGCTTGATTGTCTTCCCATATTGttactttcttgattggaAAACCTAGTTCCTTcatcattcttttcataTTAACCGTTTCATCGATTGCAACTCCTAATGCAATTAGTTCACAACTGGCTGACGATTTTGTGATAATCTTCTGTCGTTTTGTTGCCCAACTAACGAGATGACCATTTAAGAATATTGCATTCCCTGTAATCAGTCTCTTGTCGATTTCGGATGGAGCGAATGAAGCATCAGAGTAAACAACAATTGTAAATTCGTCCTCTGGTTCGGGACGATCATAGACTAAGTTTAAATCCATGTTGTCTTTTAGGTAGCGCAAACAGTATATCAACTTCTGTAGATCATTGACGCTTGGTTTGTTTGCTTTTGCTCCTAGTTTGTTTGTGGCGTATGAAATATCGGGTCTGGTATTTCTGCATGCCCATAGTAGCAGCCCAACTCCTTTTTGATAGAGCGTTCTTTCCTTTGCTCCTAGTAGCGCACCAACGTCTTGGTACTCAGAGTCTGGAATGTCgatgtcttcttctgccaGTTTCGGAGGGGTGTACCGTTTCTTGTCTTTAATCATGGGTATTAATTTTCCGTATTTGCCCATTATATTAAAGTCTTTGAGAAGGTTAGTAATAAACTGCTGTTGTGAAATTGTATATCCAGTTTCGGTCTTCTCAAACTTGATCCCTAAGTATTCACCTAATTTACTTAGGTATTTGAGGTTAAAATGGGTCTCTAATCCATTTCTGAAACTTTTGAGTAACTTGTCCGAGGATGATACCATTATTAGATCATCGACGTATATAGCAACAATGATAATATCGTGCTTAGTTCTCTTATAAAATaaaccttcaacaacgcTTGAGCTTGTAAATTCTAATTTCTCGATTGTGTCTTTGAGACATATATACCATTCGTAACCGCTTTGTTTAGCACCATATACTGCTTTCTTtaatttccaacaatagtCTTCCTGTAATTCATAACCTTTTGGAGGATATACATACAATGGATGTTCCTCAGGTAACAGTGCATTAAGGTATGCCGACTCAATGTCTAGTTGGTGAATAGCGTAATTTTTGGTGACGGCAATGGATATTAGTATTCGGATTGTTGTAAGATCGACGACTGGGGATGATATTCTCGTCGGGTCAAAATCTCTTCCAGTAACTTGTAGAAATCCACGAACCACGCATCGACTTTTGTGGTCGTTTCCTTTGAAAGTTTCTTTGATGGTGTGCACCCATCTAGTAGTTATTGGTTTGACTCCTTTTGGAATCTTAACAATCTCGTAAGcgttcaattctttgaactTTGTGATTTCTCGATCCATGGACTTTTTCCATTCAGGATCTTTATAATCAATTCTATCTATGACAGCAAATAGATTATTATTACCTTTACTATCGGTAACTTCAGTTTCGATATTTTGTTCGCCCTTTATCATATCATTCAAGTATGACTCCCCTAATGGGCAATTCCGCGGATCTGCATTGTTAATTAAGCTAAGCAATGCATTTATCTGTTGTGGACTGGAATCGAAATCTggtgtcttcttctttctttttattATTTCGGAGGTGATCGTTTTTGCTATTTGTGAGCTTTGTGCATCCTTGTCCAATAATGATGCTTTGGTACCTTTCCTCTTACTAATTTTGCCCTTTCCGTGTATTTCAGGTGGGACTTTATTCCATGATTGAGTCTTTCGCGTATCTAGGTTAGACCAATTTTTAGACAGCTCAATTTGTTTGTCTAGTCTTGACTTGGTATGTGATCTTGTATTTTGTGCTGGTGTGGTTGATAAGTCCACATTTGTTTCCCCTGATAACTCCCCTGAGATTCTATCCTCCTGGGAGGCTAACTGTGAAGTTAACTCTTCAGAATTTGTCGTAGTTGAGTTTAAGTTATGATCTTCACTCATTTTCgttctggtttcttctatagCAGTTTTAATGGGGTCAGCAGCGTAATCACGATTGTTATCAACAATTTTACTTTTAGTCTTATGGTCCCTGATCGTTCTAGTGGCTGAAAGTGGAGTTGTTTTTACTCCCCCTAATCGTGGTGAGCGCTTAATGTGCTTTCCGTCTACCGAATTACCTTCTTGATCGGTAGGAAATGGTAACGTGTCAGAAGTGAGTTCTTCTATACGCCGTTTGTGTTGAGTGGCTACTTCGGGATGTCTTGTAGAAAGACTTTCGATCGTCATCTGCGAAGAAGGTGTATTGCTCAAAGCCTCAGGATTTTGAGGAGATGGCGTCGATAAATTGGTGTCTCCAATGTTGGCTGTCTGGACAGATGTGTCCCCGTTTTTAAGTAAAGTAGCATCAAAGATAACCTCTTTATCAGCGATATCGATATGATCAGCAAGTTTGTCTTCAAGTGCATCGAGTACTGTGGCATTATATTGAGCGCTGTCTCTCTGTAACAAATCAAGTGATTGAAAATAATTCTCGATAAATTGGCGTGAATTGAGGAGTTTTGCATTACAATTCGTTATAATTGGGAAATGTTCTGCTTGGACGAGTATTCGGTAGCTATAGTTATCTGTGGCGAAGCCGACGATAGAACCGAAGAAAGCGTGTGGTTCAGTCTTAAGTAAGGGACGGCCATACTTctcgtattcttctttcgaaGATGCTTTTATCACAACGTCCATACCGAATGGGACAATAGGACGGTGATATGCGTCTTTATAGTTAAAAAAGACGGCGGCAGGTGTGCGATATTGGAGCAGCTTTCGGGGAgtattgttcttgacgaaTGCCGAGTATTCCacgatttctttgaagagaGTCAATACTTCATCGTGGCGATCGGGGAAACTTAGTACAACTTTCCGTATAT
This window of the Scheffersomyces stipitis CBS 6054 chromosome 6, complete sequence genome carries:
- the ESS1.1 gene encoding Peptidyl-prolyl cis-trans isomerase (go_function isomerase activity) encodes the protein MSKTATGLPPGWAIRVSRTHNKEYFLNQATSESTWEAPFGSDDAKLAEYLKHFRANGNKPVVQDDGKVRVSHLLIKNVQSRKPRSWKSPDGITLSRDEAISILKKHQARILNGEIKLSELAETESDCSSHSQGGDLGFFGKGQMQPKFEEAAYGLNVGEISDIIETDSGVHILQRTG
- the APE2.2 gene encoding alanine/arginine aminopeptidase (go_function membrane alanyl aminopeptidase activity~go_process proteolysis and peptidolysis), translated to MCRHSSSDSSSVVPADREVLPTNVKPLHYDLTLEPIFSTFKFNGQETIDFHVNEDTDYITLNSLEIEIQEAIINGSAVSDISFNVDKQTVTFKLPQPLAQGSNAKLALKFTGDLNNKMAGFYRSSYQENGETKYLATTQMEPTDCRRAFPSYDEPSAKAKFTISLIAEKSLVALSNMDEASTVELADNKKKVTFNTTPLMSTYLVAFIVGDLKYVENNDYRVPIKVWATPGSEHLGQYSADIAAKTLSFFDKKFDIPYPLPKCDMVAIHDFSAGAMENFGLITYRTIDLLLDPSNTNIVTKQRVTEVVMHELAHQWFGNLVTMDFWDGLWLNEGFATWMSWYACDSLYPDWKVWESYVSDSLQHALTLDALRASHPIEVPVKRADEINQIFDAISYSKGSSLLKMISRWLGEDVFIKGVSNYLKKHKWGNTKTSDLWEALSDVSGQDVVKVMDIWTKNVGFPIVHVEEAGSDIKVTQHRFLATGDVKPEEDSILYPVFLGLKTSSGLDETAVLDSRSTTLTLPTSDGFFKINGDQAGIYRTAYTSSRWIKLGQAGVEGKLSVEDRVGLVADAGSLASSGFIETTSFLNLIKSWSKESNFVVWDQILSDIGSVKSAFIFEAEEFKDALNLFTVDLISEKLKSIGWEFSDNDSFADQQLKGSLFASAANAGHAEVIDFSQKSFAAYVAGDKKAINPNLRATIFNVVAKLGDEHTFEQLLNIYKNPQSNEEKIAALRSFGRFTKPEILDKVTALLLQTDIVKQQDIYIPMQGLRAHKLGVEKLWAWLTENWDKVYEILPPGLSMLGSVVTIATSGFTKKEQRDAVEKFFATKNTKGFDQGLARSLDIIASKGNWASRDGQVISEWLSENGYSK
- a CDS encoding predicted protein, which gives rise to MYELLVLNNHWFFNPDEDKSRFKGLFQLLNKSYDKARFKFGIIKSTRIKKPESALADLSITPDRDVFLTILLGPEDSFSKLKQRDDYERNFSVPSMSLSDSFDCDIPNEYLSHFPIDDIEKDLKVTVASPDTNIESILGRALGTVGVRSIPDTSDKSIKHLELTAFTSLRRNLGPNLLDVLINSCLLNDDMFSRLLNDRLDQFSTIRLHLDCIREHGLVEYYSSTCKFIRADQEDVRIQINENNRTIGGPLEEGIIATQDFHIAFMHRDVAVTKQ
- the ESS1.2 gene encoding peptidylprolyl cis/trans isomerase (go_function isomerase activity) codes for the protein MSKTSTGLPPGWAIKLSRTHKTEYYLNQTTNESSWVPPFGTDTAVLNEYVEKYRANGHKPVIREDGKVRVSHLLIKHNQSRRPRSWKSPDGITTTRDEAIQKLKQLQAKILNGEKLSELAESESDDSSHSTGGDLGFFGKGQMQPAFEEAAFGLNVGEISDIVETDSGLHLLERTG
- the POL5.6 gene encoding putative RNA directed DNA polymerase, with the translated sequence MYNHMALTNLLNLEVQGHITVDDTESILSSDNHHTIITLNAPSCADLNVFPDRHDEVLTLFKEIVEYSAFVKNNTPRKSLQYRTPAAVFFNYKDAYHRPIVPFGMDVVIKASSKEEYEKYGRPLLKTEPHAFFGSIVGFATDNYSYRILVQAEHFPIITNCNAKLLNSRQFIENYFQSLDLLQRDSAQYNATVLDALEDKLADHIDIADKEVIFDATLLKNGDTSVQTANIGDTNLSTPSPQNPEALSNTPSSQMTIESLSTRHPEVATQHKRRIEELTSDTLPFPTDQEGNSVDGKHIKRSPRLGGVKTTPLSATRTIRDHKTKSKIVDNNRDYAADPIKTAIEETRTKMSEDHNLNSTTTNSEELTSQLASQEDRISGELSGETNVDLSTTPAQNTRSHTKSRLDKQIESSKNWSNLDTRKTQSWNKVPPEIHGKGKIRCTKLTNSKNDHLRNNKKKEEDTRFRFQSTTDKCIA